Within Arcobacter lacus, the genomic segment CTTTAACATAAGCAGCATCATCAACACCTGGATTAATTTTATTTTTAAATAAATCTAAAGCGTATTCAGCATCTACAACTTTACTTGCTTTTAATAACTCTACTAATTCAGCAGTTTGTGCAGCCGTTAAAGGTAAAGCTGGTAATCCACCTTCATTTAATCTTTCTTGTGAATGTGCTTTATAGTTCTCTAATAAACTCATTTACTATCTCCTCTTTAATATATTTTTTAGAAAGTTGGCTTTATTATATCACAAAGAAAACAATAATTATGTACAATTTTTGTAAAGAATTGTACAAGTTTTTATTTGTGTAAATAAAAGTTACAACCCTAGCTAAGCTTTTTACTGATTTTAAAATCCAAAATTAATAAGTTCAGAAATTGTACATATTTTTAATTTTTATTTAACTATGTTTTTGTATATTTAGAATTTAAAAAATTATAAAAAGAGAATTATGATAAAAATATTAGAAGACAAACTACATAATGAGATTCCCCTAACAAAATTTATGGATTTAGAAATTACAAAATATGATGAAAAAGAGTTAATAACAACTGCACCTTTAGATAAAAACATAAATGATAAAGGTACAGCTTTTGGTGGAAGTTTAGCAACATTGACTATTATTTCTGGATGGAGTATTTGTTGGTTGATTTCTCAGGAATTAAATATTGATAGTAAAAATATTGTAGTTATAAAAAATGAACACTCATATAGAAAACCTGTAACAAAAGAGTTGATTTGTCATACATATAAACCAACAAAAGATGAAATTGAGAATTTAAAAAATAAATTACTTTTGAAAAATAGTGCTTCGATAAAAATAAATTCACAGATTATAGAAGATGGTGAAATTTGTGTGGATTTTATAGGATATTATGTAATTAAAATTTAAAAGAGTTTCAAAAGAAACTCTTTATCTAAGCTATATTTGTATAAACAGCTTGAACATCATCATCGTCTTCAAGCTTTTCGATTAATTTTCCAATATCTTCTTGTTGAGCTTCTGTAAACTCTTGAGGATTATTTGGAATTCTTTTTAATTCAGCTTTTGTTAAAGCAATACCAAGTTCTTCAAACTTACTATTCATATTTCCAAAATCTGTATAGTTTGCATAAGCTAAACATAAACCATCTTCTTCTTCAAGTTCTTCAAGTCCAGCATCTATTAATTCCATTTCTAAATCTTCAAGTTCATAATTGCTTGGTTTATTAAATTCAAAAATTGCTTTTCTATCAAAGAAAAATTCTAAAGAACCAGTAGGAACAACTTGTCCATTTGTTTTATTAAAATACATTTTTATGTTTGCAACTGTTCTTGTATTATTATCTGTTGCAGTTTCAACAAATATTAAAACTCCGTGAGGACCTTTACCTTCAAAATTTACTTCACTAAAGTTTGCTGCATCTTTACCACTTGCTCTTTTTATAGCTGCATCAATATTTGCTTTTGGCATATTTTCAGCTTTAGCATTTAATATAGCTGTTCTTAAAGCTGAATTCATTTCTGGATCAGGAACTCCTGTTTTTGCTGCTACTTCAATAGCACGTGCAAGTTTTGGGAAAACTCTTGACATATTTCCCCATCTTTTCATCTTAGCTGCTTTTCTATATTCAAAGGCTCTACCCATTAAATTACTCCAAACTATTTTTAAAAATTTTGGCAATTATACCAATTTTGTAATAATATGTTTATAAAAAACTCTTTTAAAGTTTCTCTCTACAATATTAGAATATAATACACGTTTATTTTTAAGGACTTAAATTTGAAAAAGATTATTTTTATTTTACTATTTACACTTGTTAGTTTTGCAAATGAGGCTAATACAAATGATATTTCAGATGAATTTGATTCAGAGTTTACTTCAAAAACAAAAGAAGTTTTTGATCCTCTTAGTGGATATAATAGAGTTATGACATCATTTAATGACAAATTTTATATATATGTTTTAGCACCAACAGCAAGAGGTTATGCATATGTAGTTCCAGAAACTGCAAGAATAGGAATAGATAACTTTTTTACAAATTTATTTTTTCCAATTAGATTTGCAAATAATTTATTACAACTAAAATTTCAAAATGCAAGTGAAGAATTAGGTAGATTTTTGATGAATACTATCTGGGGACTTGGTGGTTTTATGGATCCGGCAACAAATGAACTTAATATGAAAATTCATAAAGAAGATTTTGGGCAAACTTTAGGTTTTTATGGAATGGGTGAAGGTTTCCATATAGTTTTACCATTTTTAGGACCATCAAATTTAAGAGATTTAACTGGATTAATTGCAGGAGAAATTATATCTCCAACAAGTACATTAGGAGAACATACATTTAAATATAAAATTCCAAATAACACTTTAGAAGAGTTTGGTCTTGTATCTTTATATAAAGTTAATGAGTTCTCATTTAATCCAAACCAATATGAAATGATAAAAAAAGATGCTCTAGATTTATATCCATTTTTAAGAGATATTTATACTCAATCTAGACAAAAACAAATAGAGGAATAAAAGATGATTAAATATAATTTTTCAAAAATTTTATTATTAATTACATTAATATTATCAAATGCTTTTGCTTTAAAAGAAGATGAAATACAAAGTGAAATGACAAAAAAGATTGATAATGTTTTAGAAATTTTACAGCAAAAAGACAAATCAAATACACAAAAAGGTGATGATATCATAAAAATTGTTGATGATGTTTTTGATTATGAATTAATGGCAAAAATAGCTTTAGGAAAAGAAGCTTGGGCTTCAATAACAACTGAAAAACAAAAAGAATTTTCAAAAGTTTTTGAAAATAAATTAAAAAAATCATATATCGAAAAACTTGAACTTTACAATGACCAAAAAGTAAAAATTATCGGTCTAAAACCTTATAATAATACAAGATTACAACTTGAAACTGAGCTTTTAGGAAAAGATGGAACTTATCAAATAAATTATAACTTTTATAATAAATCAAAAGATTCTAATGAATGGTTAATCTACGATGTTGATTTAGTTGGAGTAAGTATTATTCAAACTTATAGACAACAATTTGCTGGTATTTTAAAAGAAAAAACATTTGATGAGATGTTTGAACAATTTAAGAATCAATAATGTTTAAAAAATTCTATGATACTTTTATTTTTAAGTATCCTATTTTAGTTCTATTACTTTCAAGTTTATTTATTTCTATTTTAGGATATTATGCAACAAAAGTAGAAATAGATGCAAGTGCAGAAACTTTACTTTTAGATGATGATAAAGATTTAATGTTTTTTAGAGAAGTAAATAAAAGGTATGAAAATTCAAACTTTTTAATTGTAACTTTTTCACCAAATAAAGATTTACTTTCAAATGAGAGTTTAAATACAATAAAAGAGATTTCAAAAGAGTTTGAAAATGTTTCAAACATCAAAAAAGTTGATTCAATATTGACTGTTCCACTTTTACAATCTCCTATTCGTCCAATATCAGATTTAGTTTCTGGAATTGATTCTCTTTCAACAAAAGAATTTGATAAATCTTTGGTAAAAAATGAATTTTTAACTTCACCAATTTATTCAAATGCTTTAGTGAGTAGCGATTTTAAAACAACTGCTTTAATTTTAGATTTAAAAGATGATAAAAGATATTTTGAACTTTTAGAAAAAAGAAATGCTCTTTTAGCAAAAGAAAAAAATAACACTATTTCCAAACCTGAAAAACAAGAATTAGAAAATGCTATTTTAGAATTTAAAGCTTATAGGGATTTTATAAGACATAACGATAGCCAAAATATTCAAGAAATACGAGCTATTATAAAAAAATATGAAAATCAAGGAAAAATATTTCTTGGTGGTGTAAATATGATAGCAAGCGATGCTATAGGTTTTGTAAAAAAAGATTTAATCATTTATGGTTCAAGCCTAATTATCATTTTTATATTTATTTTATGGTTTATTTTTAAACGAATTAGATGGGTTGTTATTCCTTTATTAATCTGTTTTATTTCTATAATTTCAAATGGTGGTGTTTTAGGTTTTTTTAATTGGGAAGTTACAGTTATATCATCAAACTTTGTAGCACTTCAACTCATCATTACAATGTCAATTGTAATTCACTTAATAGAAAGATATAGAGAATTATATTTTAGATATAAAAATGCAAACCAATACAAACTTGTAATGAATACAGTTTTATCAAAATTAATGCCTTGTTTCTTGGCTATTATTACAACTGTTGTTGGTTTTTCATCTTTAGTTTTATCAAAAATTGAACCAGTTATAAACTTAGGTTTAATGATGAGTATAGGTATTGTCATTTCGTTAATATTATCTTTTATTATTTTTCCTATTATTTTATTGCTTATTGGTAAAAAATATGAATTTAACAATAAAAAAGATCGTGCAATTTCTTTTATAAATAGATGCTCATATATAGTTGAAAATCATGGAAAATCAATCATTATTGTTAGTATTTTTATTACTATTTTTTCAGTAATTGGTACCTCAAAACTTTTTGTTGAAAATAGTTTTATAAACTACTTTAAACAATCAACAGAGATTTATAAAGGAATGAAAGTAATAGACGAAAATTTAGGTGGTACAACTCCTCTTGATATTATCATAAAATTTAAAGATGATGAAAAAACAGATGTAAATAATCAAACTCAACAAAGTGAAATCGATGATTTTGAAAATGAATTTGCACAAAAAGATGATGACAAACAATATTGGTTTTCTCAAGATAAAATGCAAACGATCATGGCTGTTCATGACTATTTAGAAACAATTCCAGAAATTGGAAAAGTTCAATCTCTTGCAACTTTATTAAAAGTAGGACAACTTTTAAATAATGGAAAAGATTTAGATGGTATAACTTTAGCTTTATTTTATACTCAGCTACCAGATGATTATAAAAAGCTAATTTTATCTCCATTTATAAATATTGAAGCAAATGAAGCTAGAATAACAATGAGAATAGTTGATTCAAATCCAAAATTAAGAAGAAATGAACTTCTAACAAAAATTGAAACAGATTTAAGAGAGATTATAAAAAATAAAGAAACAACATATAGATTATCAAACTTGATGGTTTTATATAATAATATGCTCCAATCTTTATTTAATTCGCAAATAGCAACAGCTGGTGCATCACTTTTAGTGTTATCAATAATGTTTTTTTTGATATTTAGATTATCAAAAATTGTTTTTATAGCAATAGTTTCAAACATAATTCCTATTTCTTTGGTTTTTGGAATTATGGGGTGGATTGGAATTCCCCTTGATATTATGACTATTACTATTGCAGCCATTGCTTTAGGAATTGCTGTTGATGATACAATTCACTTTATTCATAGATTTGAAGTAGAATATAAATTTGACCATAACTATATGAATGCAATAAAAAGAGCACACGAAGGTATAGGTCATGCGATGTATTATACAACTATCATAATAGTTATTGGTTTTTCTATTTTGATGTTATCAAATTTAGTTCCTACTATATATTTTGGACTATTAACAGGTATTGTTATGATTAGTGTTTTATTAGCTGATTTATTGCTATTACCAAAAATGATTTTAATGCTAAAACCATATAATAAAAAGGAGAAGTTATAATGAATATAGCAATTTATTGTGGTTCTGCATTTGGAAATAATGAAATTTATGAAAAAGCCACTAAAATTTTGGCACAAAAATTAGCACAAAAAAATATAAATATAGTTTATGGTGGTTCAAAACAAGGACTTATGGGAATAATGTCAAATGAATCTTTAAAGCTAAAAAATACTGTAACGGGTGTTATTACTTATGATTTAGCTTCAAAAGAACTAGAAAATGAAAATATTTCAAAAATTTATAAAGTTGATACAGTAAGTCAAAGAAAAGAAAAGATGGCTGAACTTTCAGATGCTTTTATTGCTATGCCAGGAGGTTATGGAACTTTTGATGAAATATTTGATGTTATTACATCTGCACAAATAGGTTATCATAAAAAACCATGTGCTTTTTATAATATAAATGGCTATTATGACAAATTAATTGAATTTTTAAAAAATTGTGTAAAAGAAGGTTTTATTAAAGAAAGTTTTGTTGAAATGCTGATAGTTTCGGATGATGCAGACAAATTAATAGAACAAATAATGAGCTATAAAGCACCTAAAAATAAGTGGGAGATATAAAAAAATTTTATATTTACTCTTTATTAATTATTTATTTAATAAAGATTAACTGATGTTTTTTATAATTTCTTTATGAGTTAATAGACTTAATTAACTTTCTCCTAACTATATACAAGTCA encodes:
- a CDS encoding MlaA family lipoprotein encodes the protein MKKIIFILLFTLVSFANEANTNDISDEFDSEFTSKTKEVFDPLSGYNRVMTSFNDKFYIYVLAPTARGYAYVVPETARIGIDNFFTNLFFPIRFANNLLQLKFQNASEELGRFLMNTIWGLGGFMDPATNELNMKIHKEDFGQTLGFYGMGEGFHIVLPFLGPSNLRDLTGLIAGEIISPTSTLGEHTFKYKIPNNTLEEFGLVSLYKVNEFSFNPNQYEMIKKDALDLYPFLRDIYTQSRQKQIEE
- a CDS encoding YebC/PmpR family DNA-binding transcriptional regulator; the encoded protein is MGRAFEYRKAAKMKRWGNMSRVFPKLARAIEVAAKTGVPDPEMNSALRTAILNAKAENMPKANIDAAIKRASGKDAANFSEVNFEGKGPHGVLIFVETATDNNTRTVANIKMYFNKTNGQVVPTGSLEFFFDRKAIFEFNKPSNYELEDLEMELIDAGLEELEEEDGLCLAYANYTDFGNMNSKFEELGIALTKAELKRIPNNPQEFTEAQQEDIGKLIEKLEDDDDVQAVYTNIA
- a CDS encoding YiiD C-terminal domain-containing protein; this encodes MIKILEDKLHNEIPLTKFMDLEITKYDEKELITTAPLDKNINDKGTAFGGSLATLTIISGWSICWLISQELNIDSKNIVVIKNEHSYRKPVTKELICHTYKPTKDEIENLKNKLLLKNSASIKINSQIIEDGEICVDFIGYYVIKI
- a CDS encoding efflux RND transporter permease subunit encodes the protein MFKKFYDTFIFKYPILVLLLSSLFISILGYYATKVEIDASAETLLLDDDKDLMFFREVNKRYENSNFLIVTFSPNKDLLSNESLNTIKEISKEFENVSNIKKVDSILTVPLLQSPIRPISDLVSGIDSLSTKEFDKSLVKNEFLTSPIYSNALVSSDFKTTALILDLKDDKRYFELLEKRNALLAKEKNNTISKPEKQELENAILEFKAYRDFIRHNDSQNIQEIRAIIKKYENQGKIFLGGVNMIASDAIGFVKKDLIIYGSSLIIIFIFILWFIFKRIRWVVIPLLICFISIISNGGVLGFFNWEVTVISSNFVALQLIITMSIVIHLIERYRELYFRYKNANQYKLVMNTVLSKLMPCFLAIITTVVGFSSLVLSKIEPVINLGLMMSIGIVISLILSFIIFPIILLLIGKKYEFNNKKDRAISFINRCSYIVENHGKSIIIVSIFITIFSVIGTSKLFVENSFINYFKQSTEIYKGMKVIDENLGGTTPLDIIIKFKDDEKTDVNNQTQQSEIDDFENEFAQKDDDKQYWFSQDKMQTIMAVHDYLETIPEIGKVQSLATLLKVGQLLNNGKDLDGITLALFYTQLPDDYKKLILSPFINIEANEARITMRIVDSNPKLRRNELLTKIETDLREIIKNKETTYRLSNLMVLYNNMLQSLFNSQIATAGASLLVLSIMFFLIFRLSKIVFIAIVSNIIPISLVFGIMGWIGIPLDIMTITIAAIALGIAVDDTIHFIHRFEVEYKFDHNYMNAIKRAHEGIGHAMYYTTIIIVIGFSILMLSNLVPTIYFGLLTGIVMISVLLADLLLLPKMILMLKPYNKKEKL
- a CDS encoding Tgt2/MlaC family protein, yielding MIKYNFSKILLLITLILSNAFALKEDEIQSEMTKKIDNVLEILQQKDKSNTQKGDDIIKIVDDVFDYELMAKIALGKEAWASITTEKQKEFSKVFENKLKKSYIEKLELYNDQKVKIIGLKPYNNTRLQLETELLGKDGTYQINYNFYNKSKDSNEWLIYDVDLVGVSIIQTYRQQFAGILKEKTFDEMFEQFKNQ
- a CDS encoding LOG family protein — its product is MNIAIYCGSAFGNNEIYEKATKILAQKLAQKNINIVYGGSKQGLMGIMSNESLKLKNTVTGVITYDLASKELENENISKIYKVDTVSQRKEKMAELSDAFIAMPGGYGTFDEIFDVITSAQIGYHKKPCAFYNINGYYDKLIEFLKNCVKEGFIKESFVEMLIVSDDADKLIEQIMSYKAPKNKWEI